The following proteins are co-located in the Pedobacter sp. FW305-3-2-15-E-R2A2 genome:
- a CDS encoding tyrosine-type recombinase/integrase, translated as MQGRQNIKLKNPLYIRLQAGFSRWLRVLNFEPSSPRDMPKMLASFLIFLETKGCSGISAVQENDLKDYLQELSERPNQKKEGTLSKNYLRKHLQVIRKFSRYLSESNQESFEVKVQIKGKSSNIKCILSPEEIGRLYEATGEDKLGLRDKAMLALYYGCGLRKNEGLSLNVDDIQLEKELVYVRKGYKQHLVPLTGSNKTDLENYLTYSRPYLLSGKGEDALLLSIQGSRLVTVFERIRKL; from the coding sequence ATGCAAGGCAGGCAAAATATAAAACTGAAAAACCCGCTCTATATCAGGCTGCAGGCCGGGTTTAGCCGCTGGCTCCGGGTACTGAACTTTGAGCCGAGCAGCCCAAGGGACATGCCCAAAATGCTAGCCAGCTTCCTGATCTTTCTTGAAACAAAAGGCTGTAGCGGCATATCTGCAGTGCAGGAAAACGACCTGAAAGATTACCTGCAGGAGCTATCCGAACGTCCAAACCAGAAGAAGGAAGGGACTTTAAGTAAAAACTACTTGCGTAAACACCTGCAGGTGATCCGTAAGTTCAGCCGTTACCTTTCAGAGAGTAATCAGGAAAGCTTTGAGGTGAAAGTACAGATCAAAGGTAAAAGCAGCAATATCAAATGTATCCTGAGCCCTGAAGAGATTGGCAGGCTGTATGAAGCAACCGGAGAAGATAAACTGGGATTGCGGGATAAGGCAATGCTGGCACTTTATTATGGATGTGGACTGAGAAAAAATGAAGGGCTGAGCCTGAACGTAGACGATATTCAGCTGGAAAAGGAACTGGTGTATGTAAGGAAAGGTTATAAACAGCACCTGGTTCCCCTTACCGGCAGCAATAAAACAGATCTGGAAAACTACCTGACTTACTCCCGGCCTTACCTGCTCAGCGGAAAAGGGGAAGATGCCCTGCTGCTGAGTATTCAGGGCAGTAGGCTGGTTACCGTATTTGAACGGATCAGGAAGTTATAA
- a CDS encoding site-specific integrase — MKDFEAYLKDQGMKSSTVIQHWNYADYFLAWLSKESLTLNQVSYAEILDYTDRLKSDGGSTAYINRNLLSVQYYFSFLKTKDQAACNPVAGVRLKGTLRAIPHDLLERSELEELHEQYEIKDERTHRNKVMLGLLVFQGLSRLELETLRPEHLKLREGKIQIPQTGKNNGRILALQPGQILDLQEYLLLVRPKLQSSSERLFTGRNDTESLKNSLLHLNYALRKLNPKYQNAMQIRQSVITEWLKEKDLRTVQYMAGHKYVSSTERYQTTNLEDLKEALNKHHPLK, encoded by the coding sequence ATGAAGGACTTTGAAGCCTACCTGAAAGATCAGGGTATGAAGTCATCAACAGTCATTCAGCACTGGAACTATGCTGATTACTTCCTTGCCTGGCTAAGCAAAGAGAGCCTCACGTTAAATCAGGTTAGTTATGCTGAGATCCTGGACTATACTGATCGGCTGAAATCCGATGGAGGAAGTACAGCTTATATCAACAGGAACCTGCTATCGGTACAATATTACTTCTCTTTCCTTAAAACCAAAGATCAGGCGGCCTGTAATCCAGTAGCGGGAGTCCGGCTGAAAGGAACACTCAGAGCCATTCCTCATGATCTGCTGGAAAGATCAGAACTGGAAGAGTTGCATGAGCAATACGAGATCAAAGATGAACGTACTCACCGGAACAAGGTTATGCTCGGTCTGTTAGTCTTTCAGGGGCTGAGTAGGTTGGAACTGGAAACTCTGAGACCTGAGCACCTAAAACTAAGAGAGGGTAAGATACAAATACCACAAACAGGTAAAAACAATGGCAGGATCCTTGCCCTTCAGCCTGGTCAGATCCTGGACTTACAGGAATACCTGTTGCTGGTCAGGCCTAAACTACAAAGTAGTTCTGAAAGGCTGTTTACCGGAAGGAATGATACCGAAAGTCTAAAAAACAGTTTACTACATCTAAATTATGCACTTAGAAAGCTCAATCCAAAATATCAGAATGCGATGCAGATCCGCCAGAGTGTAATCACTGAATGGTTAAAGGAAAAAGACCTGAGAACGGTTCAGTATATGGCAGGCCATAAATATGTAAGCAGTACAGAACGTTATCAGACCACCAACCTTGAAGACCTTAAAGAAGCTTTAAACAAGCATCATCCATTGAAATAA
- a CDS encoding polymorphic toxin type 8 domain-containing protein, which yields MKKAENPGRSGRQQRLKDAVKDDKESSANRGWINQEQTQIDRGKRKNIRNPPGKVLAHKRGKEAAKGYGYEHSDLQDQDLHRLQHKYDNNGKKNKERPN from the coding sequence TTGAAAAAAGCTGAGAATCCTGGAAGATCGGGGAGGCAGCAAAGGCTTAAGGATGCAGTAAAAGATGACAAAGAAAGTTCTGCAAATAGAGGATGGATTAATCAAGAGCAGACTCAAATAGATCGAGGAAAGAGAAAAAATATAAGAAATCCACCTGGAAAAGTGCTGGCTCACAAACGGGGGAAGGAAGCTGCAAAAGGATATGGCTATGAGCATTCCGATCTCCAAGATCAAGATTTGCATAGACTGCAGCATAAGTATGATAATAATGGTAAAAAGAATAAGGAAAGACCAAATTAG
- a CDS encoding DUF2750 domain-containing protein, with the protein MITNEEILNVSKLDAFKRYGYFIKKVADEEMVYTLSFENEIAIAEVKNNKLISIWSAAEFAKECAVLEWGNYDVVEFSLDEFKDKIGALVAKNGFLINVFSVANKTGFIVNWSELWRDLEEELEQYD; encoded by the coding sequence ATGATAACAAATGAAGAAATCTTAAATGTCTCTAAACTTGATGCATTCAAAAGATATGGTTATTTTATAAAAAAGGTAGCCGATGAGGAGATGGTTTATACCCTATCTTTTGAAAATGAAATAGCAATTGCAGAAGTTAAAAACAACAAATTGATTTCAATTTGGAGTGCGGCTGAATTTGCAAAAGAATGTGCTGTTCTAGAATGGGGAAACTATGATGTTGTTGAGTTTAGTTTGGATGAATTTAAGGATAAGATAGGAGCTCTTGTTGCTAAGAATGGGTTTCTAATCAACGTTTTTTCGGTGGCCAATAAAACTGGATTTATAGTCAATTGGAGCGAACTTTGGAGAGATCTCGAAGAGGAGTTAGAACAATATGATTAA
- a CDS encoding helix-turn-helix transcriptional regulator, with product MKDPASAVLLSLSDLRDQRGWSQSDLATKSCISRVMIGKYEREEAVPSIEVAKKIAQAFEVTLDYLGGESTNASFDKRTVKRMQQIEGLSDDDKSHLIAIIDAFIRDANTRKEYNQ from the coding sequence TTGAAAGACCCCGCATCCGCAGTACTTCTTTCTTTATCAGATTTAAGGGATCAGAGAGGCTGGTCACAAAGCGACCTGGCTACCAAAAGCTGCATTTCAAGGGTAATGATAGGTAAATACGAACGTGAAGAGGCTGTGCCTTCTATTGAGGTGGCTAAAAAGATCGCACAAGCCTTTGAAGTTACGCTGGATTATCTGGGAGGAGAAAGTACCAATGCTTCCTTTGACAAAAGAACAGTTAAGCGGATGCAACAGATAGAAGGGCTTTCTGATGATGACAAGTCTCATCTGATAGCCATTATTGATGCCTTTATCCGTGATGCCAATACCAGAAAAGAATATAACCAGTAA
- a CDS encoding Dabb family protein: protein MKKPNRRKFLGTAAAIAVGTAASAMPLSGNNKIYPIVHHVFFWLKNPDSQADRDQLIKGIKTLSKIETIKDIHVGIVAGTEKRDVIDSSWSVSELLFFKDLEGQAIYQTHPIHLEFIKNCSHLWSKVLVYDIIEA, encoded by the coding sequence ATGAAAAAGCCCAACCGGAGAAAATTTCTTGGAACAGCTGCAGCCATTGCAGTTGGAACTGCAGCATCGGCGATGCCACTATCAGGTAACAACAAAATATATCCAATAGTACATCATGTATTCTTCTGGTTAAAAAATCCGGATTCCCAGGCTGACCGTGATCAATTGATTAAAGGCATAAAGACCTTATCAAAAATAGAAACCATTAAAGATATTCATGTAGGAATAGTGGCCGGCACAGAAAAACGTGACGTCATAGACAGCAGTTGGAGCGTATCTGAATTGTTATTCTTTAAGGATCTTGAGGGACAGGCGATTTACCAGACCCATCCGATACACCTTGAATTTATAAAAAACTGCAGCCATCTGTGGAGCAAGGTATTGGTTTACGACATTATTGAGGCTTAA
- a CDS encoding phage baseplate assembly protein V, with the protein MENDLTKEISIGDKRILHFSSFTLQQRFNAHHYFELRFKHDQLGAPGLISLDSSRDFVGQTLTASFGYDPAKMQKFSGMVTKVELAQSNGYHGILIVSGYSPTILIDRGPDLGSYLDKDLNSIVKLATKDTPANDLRIVANASRSSSIDYVIQYRESDFDFLNRLSGEYHEWFFYDGENLNFGKPDEQKEVALFYGRDVQSLQYAMEVAPIKNKRFAYNPKQDQMLESESTGQANGRPDLVHAINASNSMYSKTFNQPSLIRVDNGSDIKSLVDNEEKANISGLLKINANGDNPEVGIGSIAEVSMSLKQGLDFSAQSLGKFLITSVHHIIDERGHYNNSFEGIVSTTERVAFRNYDRPNPDMQLADVVDNNDPQGQGRIKVKFKWQCQTNDQTEWLRVVTPDAGGSEKVSKNRGFVFIPEVGDQVLVAFEEGNIARPLVMGSVFHGKTGSGGSSSNNTKSLTSKSGHTVQLDDGGGMTIKDKDDNLIILDGAGNISMHSKISITISCGEGESAASAITLDKEGNIAIKSKNIVALGSELVSMGSGSGDEKSFSGSGFSLDPENVTIGAKTKLSMVGGKSLEASSEGPVMIQAKGETIVQGAKVNIN; encoded by the coding sequence ATGGAAAACGACTTAACCAAGGAAATCAGTATAGGTGATAAACGTATACTGCATTTTAGTTCATTTACCCTTCAACAGCGCTTTAATGCGCATCATTACTTTGAACTTAGATTTAAACACGATCAGCTGGGTGCTCCCGGATTGATCAGTCTGGACTCCAGCCGCGACTTCGTCGGACAAACCCTTACTGCATCATTTGGATACGATCCTGCTAAAATGCAGAAGTTTTCAGGGATGGTGACGAAAGTAGAGCTGGCACAGAGTAATGGTTATCATGGAATTTTGATCGTTAGTGGATATAGTCCGACTATTTTAATAGACAGAGGTCCGGATTTAGGTTCTTACCTGGATAAAGACCTGAATTCGATCGTTAAACTGGCCACCAAAGATACGCCTGCCAATGACCTGAGGATTGTAGCAAATGCTTCCAGAAGTAGTTCCATTGATTATGTCATTCAATATAGAGAGAGTGATTTCGATTTTTTAAACAGATTGAGCGGAGAATATCATGAATGGTTTTTCTATGATGGGGAGAACCTCAACTTTGGAAAACCGGACGAACAGAAGGAAGTGGCTTTGTTTTACGGAAGAGATGTCCAGAGCTTACAATATGCGATGGAAGTTGCACCGATCAAAAACAAGCGCTTTGCCTATAATCCGAAACAAGATCAGATGCTCGAGAGCGAAAGCACCGGGCAGGCCAATGGTAGACCTGATTTGGTTCATGCGATCAATGCTTCCAATTCGATGTACAGCAAGACTTTTAATCAACCTTCACTAATCCGGGTAGACAATGGCAGTGATATTAAATCCCTGGTAGATAACGAGGAAAAGGCAAACATCAGCGGACTGCTAAAAATAAATGCCAATGGCGACAATCCGGAAGTAGGGATTGGCAGCATTGCTGAAGTAAGTATGAGTTTGAAACAAGGCCTGGATTTTTCGGCCCAGAGTCTGGGGAAATTTCTAATTACTTCCGTACACCATATTATAGATGAACGTGGTCATTATAACAACTCTTTTGAAGGGATAGTATCGACGACAGAACGCGTTGCTTTCAGGAATTACGATCGTCCAAATCCGGATATGCAATTGGCCGATGTGGTAGACAACAATGATCCACAAGGCCAGGGACGGATTAAAGTGAAGTTCAAATGGCAATGTCAGACGAACGATCAAACGGAATGGCTGAGGGTCGTAACCCCTGATGCCGGTGGGAGTGAAAAGGTGAGTAAGAACAGGGGTTTTGTGTTTATACCGGAAGTAGGTGACCAGGTATTGGTTGCTTTTGAAGAAGGTAATATTGCCCGTCCCCTGGTGATGGGAAGTGTATTCCATGGTAAAACGGGAAGCGGTGGCAGCAGCAGCAATAACACGAAAAGCCTGACCTCCAAAAGCGGACATACCGTTCAGCTGGATGATGGTGGTGGGATGACAATAAAAGATAAAGATGACAACCTGATCATACTGGATGGCGCAGGTAATATTTCAATGCACAGTAAAATCAGCATCACCATTTCCTGTGGAGAAGGGGAAAGTGCGGCAAGTGCAATCACTTTAGATAAAGAGGGTAACATTGCTATCAAATCTAAAAACATAGTGGCTTTAGGTTCGGAACTGGTCTCTATGGGCTCTGGTTCTGGGGATGAGAAATCTTTCTCCGGATCCGGGTTTTCTTTGGATCCTGAAAATGTTACTATTGGCGCAAAAACAAAGCTCAGTATGGTTGGGGGCAAGAGCCTTGAAGCCAGTTCTGAAGGTCCTGTGATGATTCAGGCCAAAGGCGAAACAATCGTTCAGGGCGCAAAAGTAAACATCAACTAG